In the Ignavibacteriota bacterium genome, one interval contains:
- a CDS encoding GIY-YIG nuclease family protein, which yields MSFFVYILVSLVDGSLYTGQTSNLQKRLERHNKGYGKSTKAKAPFRLGYFETYLTRSEAMWREWDLKKNFSTEQKKELIMKFDKSKIIQYSEV from the coding sequence ATGTCCTTCTTTGTTTACATTCTCGTAAGTCTTGTAGATGGTTCCTTATATACTGGTCAAACTAGTAATCTTCAAAAAAGATTAGAAAGACATAATAAAGGATATGGAAAATCAACAAAAGCAAAGGCTCCTTTTAGACTCGGTTACTTTGAGACTTACTTAACTCGTTCAGAAGCTATGTGGCGTGAATGGGATCTTAAAAAAAACTTTAGCACTGAACAGAAAAAAGAACTCATAATGAAGTTTGATAAATCAAAGATTATACAATATTCCGAAGTCTAA